In Bradyrhizobium sp. WD16, the genomic stretch ACCATTTAAGTTTTAAAACTCGCGGCGATTCTGTTGCACGGCTCGTCGCGATAGTGAGTAGAGAGCTTGAGCGAACGTTTAAAGCGGACCTGTCCAGCCATTTTGTTGCAGCGCAAAGGATGGGCATAACGATTCAACATCAATGCAGTTGTGCCAGCGATGATAGCCACGGCTGCATACCTCGGGCGGGGCGGTACCGGCATGTCGCTTGATGTAAGCCAACTAGAATCAAATGGCTTCGTCTTCGCGCGTGGCGTACACGAAACAGACCTGATCGACATTGTCCGACATTTGGGAAATGTACGAGTCGACCCGCGCAGTCCAATCGCTGTGCGCGATATCCGTCCCCAGCCTCTCAGTTCTGCGAAGGCAAACACGCTATCGAGCCGGTATGGTACCGACGCGTTTCCGTTTCATACGGACACAGCACATTGGGATCGGCCGGCTCGGTACTTAGCATTGTTTTGCGTCGATCCAGGCGAGGGAGCGCGCGCGACGCTTCTGCAGGATTCTCGGGCGTGGCAACTCCAAGATGGCGAAATTGAGCTGGCGTGCCGGGCTTTGTGGAAGACAGGGCACGTCCGGCCCCGCCTTTGCATGCTGGCCGAACGCTCAGCCGATGGCATCGCTATCCGTTACGACAAGGATTGTATGCGCCCTATGACTAAGGAAGCGCGAGAACTAGAGGCGCTTGTCGAGCAGCGGATCAATCGTTCTGAGATGACCCGCGTTCCGTGGGAGCCGGAATGCCTGCTCGTTATCGATAATCGACGCATGGTGCATGCGCGGGGAGCAAGTAAGCGGCCCGATGCGAACCGAGTGCTGAAGCGTATCTTGATTGGGGGAGAGTGACGTGAAGGCTTGGGATTCAGAAGGGCTATGGAAGAAGGCGAAGTTGTTTATGGACCAGGCGAATGAACGCGACCATGGCTCGTCGGAGTTCGCCTTCTTTGCATCCTTGGCACTTGAATGCTTGGCCAGAAGTGCGCTCACGAAGGTACATCCAGTCTTAAATGCAGACCCGAGAGATGACTCCAATGTCCTTTACGCCTGCGGCTACACATTCGCGAAACCGCGCTCGCTGCCGGCACATTCGGTCTATCTTCGAATAGAAAAAATCATCGGCCCATTCCAGACACAGCACCGAGAATTGTGCGAGTTTCTTGCTCTGCAACGGAACGCTCATGTTCACACCGCAGACCTTCCATATGAAAACCTTGGCACCGACAAGTGGCTCGCCCGATTCTTCGAGACTGTCTCGGTGCTGCACGACTTTATCGGCAAGCCAATGTCCGACTTTCTCGGCGAAGACGAGGCTAGGATGGCAAAGGAGCTGATAAAGACCCTTAATCAAAGCGTTCTCAGTGGGGTCAAGTCTAAGGTAGCCGCTCATCAGAAGCTTTTCGATGCAAAATCCTCCGACGAAAAGAAGAAGCTGCAAGCTGCCGCATCCTCTGCACTTGCTTTTCCCGGGCATGATCAACACGTCTGCGCGTGTCCTGCATGCGAAAGCGATGCGCTGTTGACTGGACGAAGGTTCAAAGAGCTGCCCGAACAGTATTCGGATGGTGAACTCTTCAACGAAGTTGAATATCTAGCAACATCATTCAAGTGTACTTCGTGTGACTTGTCATTCAGCTCAATCGAAGAGATTGCACATGCGGGCCTTCCGACGCATTTCAAGAAAGTAGAATCTACGAGTCTGCATGATCTCTATGAGCCCGAGCACTATCAGGAATACGATAACATGTAGAGTACATGGGGAGACTACGTTTTAGAAAAGGACTGAGCAATGAATCGACCGGAAGAGGGGTGCGGTCGAGGCAACAGCCAGCTCGAAGATACGATGTCCGCGCTTGATGAAGACTTCGCTCGTATGTTTGGCTCTCCAATCTTTCGGCACCACGATGCCACCAGCGAAATTGCCAGCAAAATCCACCGGTTTCGTGCCGTTGACGAACATAATCTGCTGGCGCTCGCGAAGGACATCGCGAGGCTCACGGCTGATCGATTGGACATTACTGCCATGTACAAAGCAGTAGGGAAGCCGGATCGCACACTAGGTTCACTCAAGTCGCTTGAATGGCTGCTGGGCCACTTCGTGCCCGGGGATCAAGCCCGAGCGCTCCTAACACCGCTCGTCGGGATTTACGAACTGCGGCTCGGTGATGCCCATTTGCCGCAGAGTGAAATCGCTCAAGCCTTTGCCTTGGTCGGTCTCGACAGGACTGTGGGGTTGATCCAACAAGCCAAGGCCATGATTGACGCCGCGGCGGCAGCGTTTGCCGCGATACGGAGGACACTACGCGCAGCACGGGGTTAGAGCGGTATTTTCCAATCTGCGCAGCCCGAGAGTTCCAAGAAGCGCGCCTCTAGAAACCTCTGCACGTGGCGAAGGTACGAGGCAGACAGCGGCTGTTCGCCCAACTCCCGTTTGTCGTCGGACACTCAAAATCGTCATCCGACTTCTGATGGAAGCGTCACCAGCTTAATACGCCGCTCGCGGCGTACTTCGTCACCCCCGCGCCTCCAGATCCAGATCGATCCACACCGGGACGTGGTCCGAGGGCTTCTCCCAGCTTCGCACGTGACGGTCGATGCCGGCGGCGAGAAGGTGATCGCCGGCCTGCGGCGACAGCGGCATTGATGTTTCGACCCGCGCTCCCGCACGGGGAGCGACGCGCCTTCCATTTTTGTGTGAAGGTGAGGAATTGTTTCGATCCGCGCTCCCGCACGGGGAGCGACCTGCGCCTTGTGACAGGTCACCGCGTAGGCGTAATCGTTTCGATCCGCGCTCCCGCACGGGGAGCGACAACAACCGTGTTCTGACCGGAGCAAGCGATGACGTTTCGATCCGCGCTCCCGCACGGGGAGCGACAAGAGGCCATGGCGTCAGGCGTCCAAAAGCTGATGTTTCGATCCGCGCTCCCGCACGGGGAGCGACGCTCTTTAGTGTTCATTCCCTCTTTCTTGTCAGGTTTCGATCCGCGCTCCCGCACGGGGAGCGACTGCAATCCCTCCTAGTGTGGGCAACGGCATCAATGTTTCGATCCGCGCTCCCGCACGGGGAGCGACTGCTTCTAGCTTGATAAGCGCCGCTAACGAGCGGTTTCGATCCGCGCTCCCGCACGGGGAGCGACAGCCACCTGCTCCAGCGACAGCAGGCGTCGCCGTTTCGATCCGCGCTCCCGCACGGGGAGCGACGGCTGGTGCATCATCCCCTGCTCCCTTCGCGGGCGTTTCGATCCGCGCTCCCGCACGGGGAGCGACACTGGTCCGGCTGTCGGAGCGCCGGCACTGTACGAAGTTTCGATCCGCGCTCCCGCACGGGGAGCGACACTAGCCAGCCTGTCAGGTTGTCGCAATTGCACGTTTCGATCCGCGCTCCCGCACGGGGAGCGACAGCCAAGCTGCCGCAGGCCTATTCCGAGCAGGGTTTCGATCCGCGCTCCCGCACGGGGAGCGACAATTCAGCGGTGTCTGCCGCCCTCTGAGTATAGGTGTTTCGATCCGCGCTCCCGCACGGGGAGCGACGGCGCCCCGATCGCGACCGAGTAAGGGCTGCCTGGTTTCGATCCGCGCTCCCGCACGGGTGAGGACGCCGCCATGCTTGAGCGCGTTTCGATCCGCGCTCCCGCACGGGGAGCGACCAGCGGCTGCGGCCGGCCGGCCTCGTCAAGGGCGTGGTTTCGATCCGCGCTCCCGCACGGGGAGCGACCAGCGGCGGCGGATTGCATGCCTATTGGCTGTTCAAGGTTTCGATCCGCGCTCCCGCACGGGGAGCGACTTCAAGGATTGGCCCAGAAAAATCTGTCCACGATCGTTTCGATCCGCGCTCCCGCACGGGGAGCGACCATAAGCCGAAGGGTGGCACTCCCGCCACCATTGGCGTTTCGATCCGCGCTCCCGCACGGGGAGCGACTCGGCGGCCGGGCCGCCAACCACCGCGACGTAGAGCGTTTCGATCCGCGCTCCCGCACGGGGAGCGACCTGCTGCCCAGGCATACAAGAGCGGCGAAGCTCTGTTTCGATCCGCGCTCCCGCACGGGGAGCGACTCCGGAGCGGGCCAGTTCCATCGCCCCTTCGGGTTTCGATCCGCGCTCCCGCACGGGGAGCGACCATCTTTTAAAGTCTTGGCGTCTTTCTTGACAGCGTTTCGATCCGCGCTCCCGCACGGGGAGCGACTTATTGCGAGTATAATCAAGCCTAATGTCATTTACAGTTTCGATCCGCGCTCCCGCACGGGGAGCGACCCCGTTCGCCTCACGGGCAACCAGGTCATCAATGTTGTTTCGATCCGCGCTCCCGCACGGGGAGCGACCTGTTAATCGTATCTGAATTGCTACCAAACACCTGTTTCGATCCGCGCTCCCGCACGGGGAGCGACACGCAAATTCGCCATGCGGTGCCCACACTAGACTGTTTCGATCCGCGCTCCCGCACGGGGAGCGACTCCCACCTCGAGCGCCTTGGCGCGATCGATCGCGTTTCGATCCGCGCTCCCGCACGGGGAGCGACCGGTTGGCCTTGGCGAGGTGCTCGCCGATGACATCGTTTCGATCCGCGCTCCCGCACGGGGAGCGACCGCGCCAAGGGCGACTTCGAGGCCGGTGCCGACGAGGTTTCGATCCGCGCTCCCGCACGGGGAGCGACGGAATGGCAACGGCCGCGTGTCGTCTTCCTCGAGTTTCGATCCGCGCTCCCGCACGGGGAGCGACCATCAATTGCCGCACATGCCCTCGCATTCGTTGATGTTTCGATCCGCGCTCCCGCACGGGGAGCGACCTCTGTCCAGTGTTCACAAGCGACTGTAAACGATTGTTTCGATCCGCGCTCCCGCACGGGGAGCGACTTGTGTGGGCAGCTTTGACGAAATTGCACGTAATCGTTTCGATCCGCGCTCCCGCACGGGGAGCGACCTGATCTAAAAATTGCTGAGACGCATTAGGAAGCGTTTCGATCCGCGCTCCCGCACGGGGAGCGACAAGGCTTTCACAACGAGACAAGCCATTGTGTGGGACGTTTCGATCCGCGCTCCCGCACGGGGAGCGACTATTGCGCACACAAAAGGAGGTTGCCATGATGTGGTTTCGATCCGCGCTCCCGCACGGGGAGCGACGGTCTGCCCGTAACACTTCACCGGTTCATAGGAAAGCATCGCGTGCGCGCGAACGTAAGCCGGTCCTGCTCGTCATGGCCCGCCCGCCGGGACGCGGCGTCGATTTGTTTCACGATGTCAAATAGCTAAGGCCCGCGCGAACCATCCTGGGGCCGGCGGCACGCTTGTGGTTCGCGCAGCTTACACGATTAGCGGCCCGTTGAGGTCCGTGGCCTTCTTGGCCCCCACGTGCTCGACCCGGCGTTGCCAGTTGGCGCCGAGATAATAGTAGCGCAGGCTGTCCTGTTCGGGGTCGATCAGCCCCTCGAGCCTCGCCTTCAGCGCCGTCCATTGCGCTGGGTCGACTTCGATCTCGAACACCGAAAACTGCACCCGCTGGCCGTAGTCCTTGCACGCCTTGGCGACACGCCGCAGCCTTCGCGCGCCGCCCGGTTGCGCAAGACTGACGTCGTAAGTCACCAGGACCAGCATCGCGCAAAGCCTTGTCTTATCTCCAGAACCACGGCGGATAGGCGTCGAGATCGCCGCGCAGATGACGGGCGAGGAGTTGCGCCTGCAAATACGGCACAAGGCCGTACGGCGCCATCTCGTCCAGGAATGGATGGCGACGTTCCTCCTTCTTGCGCTCTTGCCAAGCTGTCAGGACTGTCTTGCGCCCGGCCTCCGTCAGGAGGACCGCGCCTCCGTCACGCGTCTCGAAATCGCCGCTGCGCAACTGCCTTCGGTTGATGAGCGAAAGCGCGAGCCGATCAGCTAGCACAGGCCGAAATTCCTCCATCAGATCGAGCGCAAGGCTTGGGCGCCCCGGCCGGTCTCGGTGCAGGAAGCCGACGGCCGGATCGAGGCCGACGCATTCCGCGGCGCTGCGGCAGTCGTGCGTCAGGAGCGTGTACAGAAACGACAATAAGGCGTTGACAGGATCACGGGGCGGCCGTCGACTGCGGCCATTGAAGCGAATGTCCGGATCGGGCGAGCGCAGCAAGCTGTCGAACACCGCGAAATAGCCGTTGGCGGCCTCACCCTCGGCGCCCCGCATGGCGTCCGCGCCCTCGTTCGTGAAGGCAATGCGCCGCAATATCCGCTCCATGCGATCGATCGTCGATTCCACAGCGGTGCGGTGGTCCGCGCTCATCTCCGCGCCGTGGTCTCGCAGAGCGCGCTGCAGCACCACGCGTTGATTAGCGATCTTGGCCGTGACGATGCTGCGGACGATCTCGTCCGGCTGCTCGGAGGCCCGGTATTGCGCGCGCCGCAGCAATACGTTGCCGCTGACCGGGCCTTCGACGCGCGCCTCGAACCGGCCTTGGCGATCGAGCAGCACCAGTGTGATGCCGGCCCGCGCCAGCGCGCCGACGAGCGGCGGCGAGATGGCTATTGCCCCGAAAACCACCACGGCGCCGAGCATATGCAGCGGCACGCGACCGCGCTCAGTGTCGTCGACTTCGGCGACGATGTTCTCGCCCTCCTTGCGCAGCCTGGCGCCTTCGGTTGTGACGTAAAGCGTGTTGAGCAGCTTCTTCATGGACTGGACCCGTTGGCCGCCGCCTCCGGCGCGAGCGCGGCAACGAGTGCGCGGCGGCGAAAGTCGAGCGCCGATTTCGCCATGGCCTGTGGTCGGCATAGCTCGATGAGCGAACAGGAGCGGCAGCGGCTCGCCTTCCAGACCGCCGGTGGCGTCCGGCCCGAAGCGACCAGCGCGCCGAAAGCCCGCACGGTGTCCTCGGTCAGCCGGCGCAGCTCGGCATCAAACGGCACGATGAGGCGGCGCTTGGTTTCGCCATAGAATAACGCGCCCTCCGGTACCGGTCGGGCGGTCATCTCTT encodes the following:
- a CDS encoding TauD/TfdA family dioxygenase, with translation MLAERSADGIAIRYDKDCMRPMTKEARELEALVEQRINRSEMTRVPWEPECLLVIDNRRMVHARGASKRPDANRVLKRILIGGE
- the cas2 gene encoding CRISPR-associated endonuclease Cas2, with amino-acid sequence MLVLVTYDVSLAQPGGARRLRRVAKACKDYGQRVQFSVFEIEVDPAQWTALKARLEGLIDPEQDSLRYYYLGANWQRRVEHVGAKKATDLNGPLIV
- the cas1c gene encoding type I-C CRISPR-associated endonuclease Cas1c, whose amino-acid sequence is MKKLLNTLYVTTEGARLRKEGENIVAEVDDTERGRVPLHMLGAVVVFGAIAISPPLVGALARAGITLVLLDRQGRFEARVEGPVSGNVLLRRAQYRASEQPDEIVRSIVTAKIANQRVVLQRALRDHGAEMSADHRTAVESTIDRMERILRRIAFTNEGADAMRGAEGEAANGYFAVFDSLLRSPDPDIRFNGRSRRPPRDPVNALLSFLYTLLTHDCRSAAECVGLDPAVGFLHRDRPGRPSLALDLMEEFRPVLADRLALSLINRRQLRSGDFETRDGGAVLLTEAGRKTVLTAWQERKKEERRHPFLDEMAPYGLVPYLQAQLLARHLRGDLDAYPPWFWR